The proteins below are encoded in one region of Anaerolineales bacterium:
- a CDS encoding zinc-ribbon domain-containing protein, with the protein MKCPRCGTENASENAYCVRCGAKLDAAVLLPGLRPGKPGGLLILHEVRRCAGGGRRRQEARGARARPCGPRAGADDYHPAGTEEASGMGAAAARDRSADNLALPCAG; encoded by the coding sequence ATGAAATGTCCGCGATGCGGAACCGAAAACGCTTCTGAGAACGCCTACTGCGTCCGCTGCGGCGCGAAACTCGACGCGGCGGTGTTATTGCCCGGCTTGCGGCCAGGCAAACCGGGCGGACTTCTCATATTGCATGAAGTGCGGCGCTGCGCTGGCGGCGGACGGCGGCGCCAAGAAGCCCGCGGCGCCCGCGCCCGCCCCTGCGGCCCCCGCGCCGGCGCCGACGATTATCATCCAGCAGGAACAGAAGAAGCGTCCGGTATGGGCGCTGCCGCTGCTCGCGACCGGTCTGCTGATAACCTTGCTCTGCCTTGTGCTGG